The following are from one region of the Odontesthes bonariensis isolate fOdoBon6 chromosome 12, fOdoBon6.hap1, whole genome shotgun sequence genome:
- the myo1b gene encoding unconventional myosin-Ib isoform X1, translating into MRASFSLSQHSGHELHRGQPEKGFGSRSRVGESDRDHTFVRRVDLGQEGATLTVIKRGGTPTAKMEVKTSLLDNMIGVGDMVLLEPLSEDSFLENLKNRFDHNEIYTYIGSVVISLNPYRSLPIYTPDKVEEYRNRNFYELSPHIYALADEAYRSLRDQDKDQCILITGESGAGKTEASKLVMSYVAAVCGKGQEVNKVKEQLLQSNPVLEAFGNAKTVRNDNSSRFGKYMDIEFDFKGDPLGGVISNYLLEKSRVVKQPRGERNFHIFYQLLSGASDDTLKKLKLDRDFSKYNYLSLDSAAVSGLDDAANFRTVRNAMQIVGFMEDEMQSVLELVAAVLKLGNIEFKPESRCNGIDESRIKDKNDLKEMCELLGTEQSVLERAFSYRTVEAKMEKVSTTLNVAQAYYARDALAKNLYSRLFSWLVTRINESIKAQAKTRHKVMGVLDIYGFEIFEDNSFEQFIINYCNEKLQQIFIELTLREEQEEYIREDIEWTNIEYFNNAVICDLIENNQNGIMAMLDEECLRPGTVTDETFLDKLNTICAEHQHFESRLSKNSKFLNDHSLPHNCFRIQHYAGKVLYRVEGFVDKNNDLLYRDLSQAMYKANHSLIKQLFPEGNPAKVNLKRPPTAGFQFKASVGTLMSNLQTKNPNYIRCIKPNDKKASHIFTESLVRHQARYLGLMENVRVRRAGYAFRQAYEPCLERYKMLCKKTWPHWRGPAREGVEVLMADLQVPTEEYSYGRSKIFIRNPRTLFFLEERRRQCLQNLATLIQKIYRGWKCRTHFLLLKKSQIVVAAWFRRYTQQKKYQQVKRATTVVQSYTRGWQARKILRELKYQKRCKEAVTTIAAYWHGTQARMELRRLKQEVRNKHAVTVIWAYWQGTKARRELRQLKEEARNKHAVSVIWAGWQGTKARRELRRLKEEARRKNAVAVIWAYWQGLKVRREYRKFFRANAGKKIYDFTIQRIMQKYFLGLKSSLPSMSPIDKSWPARPYIFLDGVHNELRRIFHLWRCKKYRSQFTEEKKTVYEEKLEASELFKGKKALYPSSVRQPFKGDYLEISKNPKYQKLGSAVEDKILLSDVVNKINRANGKSSARIFLLTKKNVILADQKTGQLKASVPLSDLASVSVSTQSDGFFALRLKEGSTSAIKGDFLLSSEHLIEIITKLHRIGATAADREPLNIDISDEFLVQFKQDKVCVKFIQGVPKNGNSVSCKRKNNRLLEVAVPTTP; encoded by the exons ACGTACATTGGCAGTGTGGTAATCTCGCTGAACCCTTATAGGTCCCTGCCCATCTACACGCCAGACAAAGTGGAGGAGTATCGCAACAGGAACTTCTATGAACTTAGTCCCCACAT CTATGCTTTGGCAGATGAGGCCTACCGCTCTCTGAGGGACCAAGACAAGGACCAGTGCATCCTTATCACAGGAGAAAGTGGAGCTGGGAAAACCG aGGCCAGTAAGCTGGTGATGTCTTATGTGGCAGCGGTGTGTGGGAAGGGCCAGGAGGTGAATAAGGTCAAGGAACAGCTGCTTCAGTCCAATCCCGTGCTGGAGG cgttTGGAAATGCCAAGACGGTACGAAACGACAACTCTTCGAGATTT GGAAAGTACATGGACATTGAGTTTGACTTCAAAGGAGATCCACTGGGAGGAGTGATCAGCAACT atCTGCTGGAGAAGTCACGTGTGGTGAAACAGCcaagaggagagaggaacttccACATCTTTTATCAGCTCTTGTCTGGAGCCTCTGATGACACGCTCA AGAAACTCAAGCTGGACCGAGATTTCAGCAAGTACAACTACCTGAGTCTGGACTCGGCTGCAGTCAGTGGGCTGGATGATGCAGCCAACTTCAGGACGGTCCGA AATGCAATGCAGATCGTGGGCTTCATGGAGGATGAGATGCAGTCGGTGCTGGAGCTAGTAGCTGCAGTGCTGAAGCTTGGCAACATTGAGTTCAAGCCAGAGTCGCGCTGCAATGGCATCGACGAGAGCCGCATCAAAGACAAAAATG ATTTGAAGGAGATGTGTGAGCTGCTGGGGACCGAACAATCAGTGCTGGAGAGAGCCTTCAGCTACCGAACAGTTGAGGCTAAGATGGAGAAAGTGTCCACCACCCTTAATGTGGCCCAG GCCTACTACGCCCGTGATGCCCTCGCTAAAAATCTCTACAGCCGCCTGTTCAGCTGGTTAGTTACCAGGATCAATGAAAGCATAAAA GCACAAGCTAAAACTCGCCACAAAGTCATGGGCGTACTGGACATCTATGGCTTTGAGATATTTGAG GACAACAGCTTTGAGCAGTTCATTATCAACTACTGCAATGAGAAGCTGCAGCAGATCTTCATCGAGCTGACCTTGcgggaggagcaggaggagtaTATCAGAGAG GACATTGAGTGGACCAACATTGAGTATTTCAACAATGCCGTCATCTGCGACCTCATCGAGAAT AATCAAAATGGCATCATGGCCATGTTGGATGAGGAGTGCCTGAGGCCGGGGACAGTCACTGATGAGACTTTCTTGGACAAACTGAATACTATTTGTGCTGAACACCAACACTTTGAGAGTCGCCTGAGCAAAAATTCAAAGTTTCTCAATGACCACAGCCTGCCACATAACTGCTTCCGCATCCAGCACTACGCTGGCAAG GTGCTGTACCGTGTCGAAGGCTTCGTTGACAAGAACAATGATCTCTTGTACCGGGACCTGTCTCAGGCCATGTACAAGGCCAACCACAGCCTCATCAAACAGCTGTTCCCTGAAGGCAATCCTGCCAAAGTCAACCTAAAGAGACCACCGACTGCTGGATTCCAGTTCAAAGCATCTGTTGGCACGCTGATGAGTAACCTTCAGACCAAAAACCCAAACTACATCCG GTGTATCAAGCCAAATGACAAGAAGGCATCCCACATCTTCACCGAGTCTCTGGTCCGCCATCAGGCGCGCTACCTGGGCTTGATGGAGAACGTCCGTGTGAGGAGAGCAGGCTATGCCTTCCGCCAGGCCTACGAGCCCTGCCTCGAACGCTACAAAATGCTCTGCAAAAAGACCTGGCCACACTGGAGAGGGCCTGCCAG GGAAGGAGTGGAGGTGCTGATGGCTGACCTCCAGGTTCCAACAGAAGAATACTCTTATGGCCGTTCCAAGATCTTCATCAGGAACCCAAGAACG CTCTTTTTCCTGGAGGAGAGAAGAAGGCAGTGCCTGCAAAACCTTGCCACGCTCATTCAGAAGATCTACAGAGGCTGGAAGTGCCGCACTCATTTCCTGCTGCTGAAAAAGAGCCAGATAGTGGTGGCAGCCTGGTTCCGCCGATACACA CAACAAAAGAAGTACCAGCAGGTCAAGAGGGCCACCACTGTGGTGCAGTCCTACACCAGAGGCTGGCAG GCCCGCAAAATTCTGAGAGAACTGAAATACCAGAAGAGATGCAAGGAGGCAGTGACCACCATCGCAGCCTACTGGCACGGCACACAG GCTCGGATGGAGCTGAGACGTCTAAAACAAGAAGTTCGGAATAAACATGCCGTGACAGTTATTTGGGCATACTGGCAGGGAACCAAG GCTCGGAGAGAGCTGCGTCAGCTGAAGGAGGAGGCGAGGAATAAACATGCCGTGTCGGTCATTTGGGCCGGCTGGCAGGGCACCAAG GCTCGCAGGGAGCTCAGGAGACTGAAAGAAGAGGCCAGGCGTAAGAATGCTGTCGCTGTGATTTGGGCCTACTGGCAGGGACTGAAG GTCCGTCGAGAGTACAGAAAGTTCTTCAGGGCCAATGCAGGCAAGAAGATCTATGACTTCACCATCCAGAGAATA ATGCAAAAATACTTCCTTGGCCTGAAGAGCAGCTTGCCCTCCATGTCTCCCATCGACAAGAGCTGGCCTGCCAGGCCTTACATCTTCTTGGATGGAGTCCACAATGAGCTCCGGAGAATCTTTCACCTCTGGAGG TGCAAGAAATACAGGAGCCAATTCACAGAAGAGAAGAAAACTGTCTACGAAGAGAAGCTGGAGGCAAGCGAGCTCTTCAAGGGTAAAAAGGCTCTCTACCCAAGCAG CGTGAGACAGCCTTTTAAAGGAGACTACTTGGAGATCAGCAAAAACCCGAAATATCAGAAACTCGGCAGCGCTGTGGAAGACAAGATTCTGCTGTCTGACGTGGTCAACAAGATTAACAGGGCTAATGGAAAG TCTTCAGCCCGAATCTTCCTGCTAACCAAGAAGAACGTCATCTTGGCTGACCAGAAAACGGGCCAGTTGAAGGCCAGCGTCCCACTATCAGACCTCGCCAGTGTGTCCGTCAGCACACAAAGtgatggcttctttgctctTAGACTCAAAGAG GGGTCAACTTCAGCCATCAAAGGCGACTTCTTACTCAGCAGTGAGCACCTGATTGAAATAATCACCAAGCTGCACCGCATCGGGGCCACGGCTGCAGACAGGGAGCCGCTCAACATTGACATCTCAGACGA GTTCCTGGTGCAGTTTAAGCAGGACAAGGTATGCGTGAAATTCATCCAGGGGGTTCCAAAGAACGGCAACAGCGTTTCCTGCAAGCGCAAAAACAACCGCCTACTGGAGGTGGCTGTACCCACGACACCATAG